A genome region from Candidatus Omnitrophota bacterium includes the following:
- the fabH gene encoding beta-ketoacyl-ACP synthase III produces the protein MGNKKVGILGVGKFLPEQVLTNADLERMVETTDEWITTRTGIKERRIASDRVATSDMAVKAAKSALKNADLEPEDIDLIIVATITPDMFFPSTACLVQNKLGAGKVPAFDIAVACSGYVYGLTIASQFIKNGIYKHALVIAAEKLSAVTDWEDRSTCVLFGDGAGAAVLGPVEDGGILGASLGADGSKGDLLQLPAGGSRMPASIKTVENKLHTIKMEGNVLFKHAVKIMADAALAVTEPLGLKGDDIDIIIPHQANIRILNALAKRMGVDPEKKVYLNIHKYGNMSAASSAVALTEAVEEGRIKKGDTILMDAFGGGLTWGALIIRW, from the coding sequence ATGGGCAATAAGAAGGTAGGCATACTCGGGGTTGGCAAATTCCTCCCCGAACAGGTCCTTACCAACGCGGACCTGGAAAGGATGGTCGAGACGACCGACGAATGGATAACCACGCGTACCGGCATAAAGGAAAGGCGCATAGCGTCCGACCGGGTTGCTACCAGCGATATGGCGGTAAAGGCGGCCAAAAGCGCGCTTAAGAACGCGGATCTTGAGCCTGAGGACATAGATCTTATAATAGTAGCCACGATAACGCCGGATATGTTCTTTCCCTCAACGGCATGCCTTGTCCAGAACAAGCTGGGCGCGGGTAAGGTGCCCGCGTTCGATATCGCGGTCGCCTGTTCAGGTTACGTGTACGGTCTCACAATAGCCTCACAGTTCATTAAAAATGGCATTTACAAGCACGCCCTTGTCATTGCCGCCGAGAAGCTTTCGGCGGTGACCGACTGGGAGGACCGTTCCACGTGCGTTCTTTTCGGTGACGGGGCGGGAGCGGCCGTTCTCGGGCCTGTCGAAGACGGAGGCATACTGGGCGCGAGTCTCGGTGCTGACGGAAGCAAAGGCGATCTCCTGCAGCTTCCCGCCGGGGGGTCAAGGATGCCCGCTTCGATCAAGACGGTCGAGAACAAGCTGCATACCATAAAGATGGAGGGTAACGTTCTTTTCAAGCATGCCGTCAAGATCATGGCTGATGCGGCTCTTGCGGTGACCGAACCGCTGGGGCTAAAGGGTGACGACATAGACATAATCATCCCGCACCAGGCCAATATAAGGATACTCAACGCTCTGGCCAAGAGGATGGGTGTCGATCCGGAGAAAAAGGTCTATCTCAATATCCATAAGTACGGCAATATGTCCGCCGCATCAAGCGCGGTGGCTCTTACCGAGGCCGTCGAAGAAGGCAGGATCAAAAAGGGCGATACTATCCTGATGGACGCCTTCGGCGGTGGACTGACGTGGGGAGCGCTTATTATAAGATGGTAA
- the plsX gene encoding phosphate acyltransferase PlsX — MKIGLDAMGGDKAPRSTVEGAILAAKEYGYHLTLVGPEDLINRELANHNYPADKLDVVDASEIIGMDEPAALSVRKKRSSSIVKGVEFLKKKRYEAFVSAGNTGAVVCASTLSLRLLPGVDRPGIAVIFPTLTKPVIVIDVGANIDPKPLHLLQYGIMGDAYSKHIFGKKNPTVGLLNIGEEDTKGTEFVKGAHIMLSESKLNFIGNVEPREVYNGKADVVVCDGFIGNVFLKVTEGFADAAATLLKTELGKSSFVTKFGALLTLPAFRALKKRVDASEHGGAPLMGVDGSVIIAHGASNAKAIKNAVRAAAENISHQVNKHVIEELNYY, encoded by the coding sequence ATGAAGATCGGATTGGATGCAATGGGAGGGGACAAAGCTCCCCGGAGCACGGTTGAAGGCGCTATCCTGGCAGCCAAGGAGTATGGGTATCACCTGACACTCGTAGGTCCCGAAGATCTTATAAACCGGGAACTGGCGAATCATAATTATCCGGCCGACAAGCTAGACGTTGTGGACGCTTCTGAGATCATAGGGATGGACGAACCGGCGGCGCTTTCGGTCCGGAAAAAAAGGAGCTCCTCGATCGTCAAGGGGGTTGAGTTCCTCAAGAAGAAACGGTACGAGGCCTTCGTAAGCGCGGGGAATACCGGCGCGGTGGTGTGCGCGAGCACTCTAAGCCTCCGGCTTCTGCCCGGGGTGGACCGTCCTGGAATAGCGGTCATCTTTCCCACGCTCACCAAACCGGTCATCGTTATCGACGTCGGGGCGAATATCGATCCGAAACCCCTTCATCTTCTGCAGTACGGCATCATGGGAGACGCCTATTCAAAACATATATTCGGCAAGAAGAATCCCACGGTGGGCCTGCTGAACATAGGCGAAGAGGATACCAAGGGCACCGAGTTCGTCAAAGGCGCGCACATAATGCTTTCTGAAAGCAAACTGAATTTCATCGGCAATGTCGAACCCAGGGAGGTCTATAACGGAAAGGCCGATGTTGTCGTCTGCGACGGTTTCATCGGCAACGTGTTCCTGAAGGTTACCGAAGGTTTCGCCGATGCGGCTGCCACGCTTCTTAAGACCGAGCTTGGAAAAAGCAGTTTCGTGACCAAGTTCGGCGCTCTTCTCACGCTGCCTGCGTTCCGGGCCCTCAAAAAGAGGGTGGACGCCTCCGAACACGGCGGCGCTCCACTTATGGGTGTTGACGGAAGTGTTATAATCGCGCACGGCGCTTCCAACGCCAAGGCGATAAAGAACGCTGTCAGAGCAGCCGCCGAGAACATAAGCCACCAGGTGAACAAACATGTTATCGAGGAACTTAACTATTATTGA